In one window of Haloimpatiens sp. FM7315 DNA:
- the prmC gene encoding peptide chain release factor N(5)-glutamine methyltransferase, whose protein sequence is MKISELLNRGYSILKEVHIDSYIIDTQLLLCKALDKDKLYLIMNREVEVCKEAEMDFFRYLDIRKKKMPIKYILESCEFMGIDFYVREGVLIPRPDTEILVEESLRLIKENNYKSICDVCCGSGVIGLSIAKIIKNVTVLSSDISSIAKEVTEKNIEKLGVESRVKFFMGDLLEMHIKNNKKFDMVISNPPYIEKNVIETLMEDVKNYEPYIALCGGEDGLDFYKKITEQSQKVLNKNGFIAFEIGYNQKRQVEKILKDNGFTCIRCIKDLAGLDRALIGKYSL, encoded by the coding sequence TTGAAAATTTCAGAACTTCTAAATAGAGGGTATAGCATTTTGAAAGAGGTTCATATTGATAGCTATATCATAGATACACAATTATTATTGTGTAAAGCCTTAGACAAAGATAAGCTTTATTTAATAATGAATAGAGAAGTTGAAGTTTGCAAAGAAGCGGAAATGGATTTCTTTAGGTATTTGGATATAAGAAAGAAGAAAATGCCAATAAAATACATTCTTGAAAGCTGCGAATTTATGGGAATAGATTTTTATGTTAGAGAAGGGGTTCTAATACCGAGACCAGATACAGAAATACTTGTAGAGGAGTCTTTACGTTTAATAAAAGAAAATAATTATAAAAGCATATGTGATGTTTGCTGTGGAAGTGGAGTTATTGGATTATCTATAGCAAAAATAATAAAAAATGTAACAGTATTATCTAGTGATATTTCAAGTATAGCTAAAGAAGTTACAGAAAAAAATATTGAAAAATTAGGTGTGGAATCAAGAGTTAAATTTTTCATGGGGGATTTGTTAGAAATGCATATAAAAAATAATAAAAAATTTGATATGGTTATTTCAAATCCTCCTTATATAGAAAAAAATGTGATAGAAACTCTAATGGAAGATGTTAAAAATTATGAGCCATATATAGCATTATGTGGAGGGGAAGATGGTCTTGATTTTTACAAAAAAATAACTGAGCAGTCCCAAAAAGTATTGAATAAAAATGGATTTATTGCTTTTGAAATAGGATATAATCAAAAAAGGCAAGTTGAAAAAATATTAAAAGATAATGGCTTTACATGTATTAGATGTATTAAAGATTTAGCTGGTCTTGATAGGGCCCTTATAGGAAAATATTCATTGTGA
- the prfA gene encoding peptide chain release factor 1 yields the protein MLEKLQFIENKYDELSIKISDPTVMADQKEWQKLCKEHAELEIVVGKYRAYKETVDTIESDKEMLQEENDKELKDMLQEEIKECEANKDKIEQELKISLIPKDPNDEKNVFVEIRAGAGGEEAALFASNLFRMYTRYSERQGWKVELMSSNETDIGGFKEVVFMIKGNGAFSKLKYESGVHRVQRVPDTESSGRIHTSTVTVAVLPEVDDVEVDINQNDLRIDVFRASGHGGQCVNTTDSAVRITHLPSGIVVSCQDEKSQLKNKEKAMKVLKARLFERAEAERSAQISEDRKSQVGTGDRSERIRTYNYPQGRVTDHRIGLTLYKLESFLDGDMNEVIDALTTTEQTEKMKIMGV from the coding sequence ATGCTTGAAAAACTTCAGTTTATAGAAAATAAATATGACGAATTGTCGATAAAAATTAGTGATCCTACAGTAATGGCGGATCAAAAAGAATGGCAGAAGCTATGTAAGGAACATGCTGAGCTTGAAATTGTTGTTGGAAAATATAGAGCATATAAAGAAACAGTAGATACTATTGAATCTGACAAAGAAATGCTACAAGAAGAAAATGACAAAGAGTTAAAAGACATGCTTCAGGAAGAAATAAAAGAGTGTGAAGCTAATAAAGATAAAATAGAACAAGAATTAAAAATTTCTCTTATTCCTAAAGATCCAAATGATGAAAAAAATGTATTTGTAGAGATAAGAGCTGGTGCTGGTGGAGAGGAAGCTGCACTTTTTGCATCGAATTTATTTAGAATGTATACAAGGTATTCAGAGCGCCAAGGCTGGAAAGTTGAGCTTATGAGCTCTAATGAAACTGACATCGGTGGATTTAAAGAAGTTGTATTTATGATAAAAGGAAATGGAGCCTTTAGTAAACTTAAATATGAAAGTGGAGTGCATAGAGTCCAAAGAGTTCCAGATACAGAATCAAGTGGTAGAATACATACTTCTACTGTTACAGTAGCGGTTTTACCAGAAGTTGATGATGTTGAAGTGGATATAAATCAAAATGATTTGAGAATAGATGTATTTAGGGCATCAGGTCATGGTGGACAATGCGTAAATACTACAGATTCAGCTGTAAGAATTACTCACTTACCATCAGGTATAGTTGTATCTTGTCAAGATGAAAAGTCACAGCTTAAGAACAAAGAAAAGGCTATGAAGGTTTTAAAAGCAAGATTATTTGAGAGAGCTGAGGCTGAAAGAAGTGCTCAGATTTCAGAAGATAGAAAAAGCCAGGTAGGTACAGGAGATAGAAGTGAGAGAATTAGAACTTACAATTATCCACAAGGTAGAGTTACAGATCATAGGATAGGATTAACTTTATATAAACTAGAAAGTTTCCTTGACGGAGATATGAATGAAGTTATAGATGCTTTAACAACTACAGAGCAAACAGAAAAAATGAAAATTATGGGTGTTTAG
- a CDS encoding ZIP family metal transporter produces MSNIMGFASGVMIAIVVLDLIPESFAKLKIIWLIIYFIIGILVVGIINKYIITKKTFDEPFIRVAILVILTLAVHNFPEGLIMGCGIGLGSSLSFKMSFLIAFHDIPEGIAVAAPLMAAKEKN; encoded by the coding sequence TTGAGTAATATAATGGGATTTGCATCAGGAGTCATGATAGCAATAGTTGTTTTAGATTTAATTCCAGAATCCTTTGCAAAACTTAAGATAATTTGGCTTATAATCTATTTTATTATAGGTATTTTGGTAGTTGGTATAATAAATAAATATATTATAACTAAAAAAACTTTTGATGAGCCTTTTATTCGTGTGGCTATTTTGGTAATATTAACATTAGCGGTGCATAATTTTCCAGAAGGTCTTATTATGGGCTGTGGTATTGGTCTTGGCAGTAGTTTAAGCTTTAAAATGAGTTTTTTAATTGCATTTCATGATATACCAGAGGGAATTGCAGTAGCCGCTCCACTTATGGCGGCAAAAGAAAAAAATTAA
- a CDS encoding low molecular weight protein arginine phosphatase: MKILFVCTGNTCRSIMAEAIFKSFNDNNCLEAYSAGTSAFPHSKASLNAVNVVMDNLNYDIENREAIQINEKIVMECDLVLTMTESIKNSMTLNFPKFSEKIFSLGSYLGKKDDIIDPYGSNLKNYEKTFFQLKDKLIMLIGKIKEDKGI, translated from the coding sequence ATGAAGATTTTGTTTGTTTGTACTGGAAATACTTGTAGAAGCATAATGGCAGAAGCTATTTTTAAAAGTTTTAATGACAATAATTGTTTAGAAGCGTATTCAGCGGGAACATCAGCTTTTCCTCATAGTAAAGCCTCTTTAAATGCAGTAAATGTAGTGATGGATAATTTGAATTATGATATAGAGAATAGGGAAGCTATTCAAATAAATGAAAAGATTGTTATGGAGTGTGATTTAGTCTTAACTATGACAGAAAGCATAAAGAATTCTATGACTTTAAATTTCCCTAAATTTTCAGAAAAAATATTTAGTTTAGGTAGCTATTTAGGAAAGAAAGATGATATTATTGATCCTTATGGTAGCAATTTAAAAAACTATGAAAAGACATTTTTTCAATTGAAAGATAAATTGATTATGTTAATTGGTAAAATAAAGGAAGATAAAGGTATTTAA
- the rpiB gene encoding ribose 5-phosphate isomerase B, with product MKIAIGSDHGGFELKSEVIKHLEENGLEVEDFGAYSTESCDYSDFAEKVAKEVVNKNFDFGILICGTGIGIGIAANKVPGIRAALCSDTFSAHACREHNNANILTMGARVIGKGLALDIVDTFLNSKFEGGRHQRRIDKIAEIENKYNK from the coding sequence TTGAAAATAGCAATAGGAAGCGACCATGGTGGTTTTGAATTAAAGTCTGAGGTTATTAAGCATTTAGAGGAAAATGGATTAGAAGTTGAAGATTTTGGAGCCTATTCTACAGAGTCTTGCGATTATTCTGATTTTGCAGAAAAGGTAGCAAAAGAAGTAGTAAATAAAAATTTTGACTTTGGAATATTGATTTGTGGTACTGGAATAGGCATAGGAATTGCAGCAAATAAAGTGCCTGGTATAAGGGCTGCACTATGCTCTGATACCTTTAGTGCACATGCATGCAGAGAACACAATAATGCTAATATATTAACTATGGGCGCAAGAGTTATAGGAAAAGGATTAGCCCTTGATATAGTTGATACTTTTTTAAATTCAAAATTTGAAGGTGGAAGACATCAAAGAAGAATAGATAAAATTGCTGAAATTGAAAATAAGTACAATAAATAA
- the upp gene encoding uracil phosphoribosyltransferase: MSKVTQISHPLVLHKLALIRDKSTGSKDFRELVEEVAMLMAYEVTRDMQLETVEIETPICKTRCKMLAGKKVAIVPILRAGLGMVDGVLKLIPAAKVGHIGMYRDEETLQPVEYFCKLPQDISEREIIVTDPMLATGGSAVDAINALKKRGAKYIRLMCLIGSPEGVKAVQEAHPDVDVYLAQVDEKLNEKGYIVPGLGDAGDRLFGTK; encoded by the coding sequence ATGAGTAAAGTAACACAAATATCACATCCGCTAGTATTACACAAATTAGCACTTATAAGAGACAAGAGTACAGGATCAAAGGATTTTAGAGAATTAGTAGAAGAAGTAGCTATGTTAATGGCTTATGAAGTAACTCGCGATATGCAGCTTGAGACTGTAGAAATAGAAACACCAATATGTAAGACTAGATGTAAGATGCTTGCAGGAAAGAAAGTAGCAATTGTTCCTATTCTAAGAGCAGGTCTTGGAATGGTAGATGGAGTGCTTAAACTTATACCAGCAGCAAAGGTTGGGCATATTGGAATGTACAGAGATGAGGAAACTCTTCAACCCGTTGAGTATTTTTGTAAATTACCTCAAGATATAAGTGAGAGAGAGATAATAGTTACAGATCCGATGCTTGCAACAGGTGGTTCAGCAGTTGATGCTATAAATGCTCTTAAGAAAAGAGGAGCAAAATATATAAGACTTATGTGTCTTATAGGATCACCAGAAGGAGTAAAAGCAGTTCAAGAAGCGCATCCAGATGTAGATGTATATTTAGCACAGGTAGATGAGAAACTAAACGAAAAGGGATATATAGTACCTGGACTTGGTGATGCAGGAGATAGATTATTTGGAACTAAGTAA
- a CDS encoding cytidine/deoxycytidylate deaminase family protein — protein MIRIDKHNYYLDICETILERGTCIRRNFAAIIVKNDEILSTGYTGAPRGRKNCTDLGYCRRNELKVPRGTRYELCRSVHAEQNAIISSRRQDMIGSTMYLVGKENDSAELVKDASPCALCKRLIINAGINKVVIRDTKDKYREIYVEEWIENDDSLQGDGGY, from the coding sequence ATGATTAGAATTGATAAACATAATTATTATCTAGATATATGCGAAACTATATTAGAAAGAGGAACTTGTATTAGGAGAAACTTTGCCGCTATAATTGTGAAAAATGATGAAATTCTATCTACAGGGTATACAGGAGCCCCTAGAGGTAGAAAAAATTGTACTGATTTGGGTTATTGTAGGAGAAATGAGCTTAAAGTTCCAAGAGGTACAAGGTATGAACTATGCAGATCAGTTCATGCGGAACAAAATGCAATCATATCATCTAGAAGACAGGATATGATTGGATCTACCATGTATTTAGTTGGTAAGGAAAATGATTCGGCTGAGTTAGTTAAGGATGCAAGTCCCTGCGCACTTTGTAAAAGGCTTATAATAAATGCGGGAATAAATAAGGTTGTTATAAGAGATACCAAAGATAAGTATAGAGAGATATATGTGGAAGAGTGGATTGAAAATGATGATTCGCTTCAAGGAGATGGAGGATATTAA
- a CDS encoding glycosyltransferase family 4 protein yields MDKLILFVASAVISFSMTPLVKRLAIKNGAMDIPKGERKIHKKPMPLLGGLSIYIAFSLVLILKKGNVNFEEIGILLGSTIIVIGGYIDDIRDLRPRYKILFQVSAAIFLIIFGVSINVITNPFSSSSQYLDIHLIGVPLTILWVVGITNAFNLIDGLDGLSSGLAFIASMTIFIIAILNGRQEASTLTIILSGAILGFLPYNFNPATIFLGDTGSQLLGFLLAAISIKGAIKSAAAFTIAVPIITLGLPIYDTLFAMIRRKINGKPIMKADKGHLHHRLLAMGLSQRKAVLIMYIISVILGGISIIAMQISNQKAYFLMAVVIIIIVLLGWKAGFFKHKE; encoded by the coding sequence ATGGATAAACTCATTCTATTTGTAGCATCTGCAGTAATATCTTTTTCCATGACACCGCTTGTTAAACGTCTTGCTATAAAAAACGGAGCTATGGATATTCCAAAGGGCGAAAGAAAAATACATAAAAAGCCAATGCCTCTTTTAGGAGGACTTTCAATATACATAGCATTTTCTTTGGTTTTAATTCTAAAAAAAGGAAATGTAAATTTTGAAGAGATAGGTATTTTACTTGGTTCAACTATAATTGTTATAGGTGGGTACATAGACGATATAAGGGATTTAAGGCCCCGTTATAAAATTTTATTTCAAGTTTCTGCTGCTATTTTTTTGATTATATTTGGCGTGTCAATAAATGTTATAACTAATCCGTTTTCTTCCTCAAGTCAATATTTGGATATACACTTAATTGGCGTACCACTTACCATACTTTGGGTTGTTGGCATTACTAATGCCTTTAACCTTATTGATGGATTAGATGGGTTATCTTCAGGACTTGCTTTTATAGCCTCAATGACAATTTTCATAATAGCTATATTAAACGGAAGACAAGAGGCATCTACATTAACTATAATATTAAGTGGAGCTATACTTGGATTTTTACCTTATAATTTTAATCCTGCTACTATATTTTTAGGAGATACAGGTTCACAGCTTTTAGGATTTTTACTTGCAGCTATATCTATAAAAGGAGCAATTAAATCAGCGGCAGCTTTTACTATAGCTGTGCCAATTATAACTCTGGGGCTTCCTATTTATGATACTTTATTTGCAATGATTAGAAGAAAGATAAATGGAAAACCTATAATGAAAGCTGATAAAGGACACTTACATCATAGGCTTTTAGCTATGGGACTTAGCCAAAGAAAAGCAGTGCTGATTATGTATATAATTAGTGTGATTCTTGGGGGAATATCAATAATAGCTATGCAGATAAGCAACCAAAAAGCATATTTTCTAATGGCAGTAGTAATAATTATAATAGTTTTACTAGGCTGGAAGGCTGGATTTTTTAAACATAAAGAATAA